The DNA segment AATGCAACAATTTATAAAGATTATCACCTTTATCTGCAGCTATAATCAGGTTGCCTTCCCGATCATCCTAAGCTTCTGATTCCTGATATCCAAGAACACACTAAATAAAATTCTGAGATATGAGAGGGTCCTCATCTGTAAAGAGCAGACGCACAAAGACCATGTTAGAAAAGGAACTATATGTTAGAGTTATCCATCTGAActaaaaggaacaaaaaaacTTACACAGGGGTACTCTTTGTCCAAATATTCAATTGGCTGTCAGATGCTTGAGAAGGCCTGTAATTCGAGAAACAGAGTATTTGCACATCTCAAATATCACAAAAGCATTTGAATGTCCTAATACATTGCATGCTCTATAGTGCAGATGTCTTAATGATAGCTGTATAGAAGGAGCAATGTCTCATTTCAACTTCCCTTGGATGTTAAATAATGTAAAGGTTTATACCATATTATGAAGGTTATGGTATGGTATGATGTACATCATAGGCATGTGACTTGTGGTCCTTCATAGAATATTCTTTGTCACCTCCAGAAACTACATTGGTAACCAGAACAAGTAGCTCAGTTAAGTACAATCAAAAGGTATGTCATGGATTAAACTCTAATATTCCATTGAACACTGAATAACTTGGTTGCAACTAATCAattcttttttatgttttttagtTGATTTTATACAATCACAATTTCTTTAGACCATTGACCACACAACTACTATGTAGTGGTAATAAACGATACTCCTCTACACAAATATGATGCTGTATATACAAGGTGCAAGTGTGCAACATTCCAACATTCAATTAAATGGCACATCAAAAAGCTAGATCAACAGTCAGATTTAGTTGATCAGTTCAGGGGAAATCAAGGCAAGAAAAACCCTGACATCTGTATGTGACATTTAGGCCCCATCTGGGAGTTGGGGCATGGGAACTTCCTGTAGACATGTAAATTCATGtcttccaaacagggccttaaaaAACTTGACTAAGAACTAATATTGGATATAACCATTAACCACTCAGTAATTTGCTTGTAATTCATCAAGTTCTTCTAGGTTATTTTCTTAATTGAATGCCATTAACCATACAACAAGTACCGAAAAATATTAATGGCATTAGATATGTAGCTCTGTTTCAAAATGATTGAACATACCTGAAAAAATTGATTGAGAACACCATCAACTTTTAAGATTCATGGATAAAGATATGAAAAAGAAACTGCGGATTAGAACAGAAGAAACAAGAATATCATATACAGGTTATGTGCAATTTTCACAATAAAATACGGAAGCAGGGGAAACAATATCATATAAGTAATGTTTtacctgcaaggctgcaacttACACTACCAGCCCATTTTCACCTCCAGAATGACAAGACGATATACAAAGACCCACACAAAGAGGATAATAAATAGGGAAAAACCGATGATGTCTATCGCATACAAAGAATAGCTCAAGATCAATGAAAAAGCATAACTAAAAACTTTAAATATTATGATCAACATTTTGTTTATCCCGAGCTTACAAGAGAACGTATTGCATTCTTGTTGCAGCTGAGACATGTGAaatttactacttcctccgtttcatattataagactttctagcattgcccacattcatatagatgttaatgaatctagacacatgtagattcattaacatctatatgaatgtgggcaatgctagaaagtcttataacctaaaacggaggtagtagaatgCAAATATCTCAGCCTACTGAGTAACAGCACATTAATTGTACCGGATCAACAAGAGGTCTATGATAGACTGTGGAACATCAAAAAATTTGACTCATTATTGAAGTTACAACTCAACTGATGGTTACAAAATCCCTTGCAAGAGCTAAGAAATCAGTAAATAACACCCTATTTTGCTTTCTTCCTTAGAAAATTGGTACAGAACAAAAACATCAGCATCCCTCTTCAGGGCAGCTCTGTAGTCCTACAAACACTACAGACTTTTCTATTGACTGTATAACAAACTTTTTGTAGGCTCACGGAGATATACATCCATATCATATCCTACAAGATGCATTCTCCATGCAAGAGCTTGTGCATCCTGCCTTCTGTAACAGATACAAAGCCACCTAAGTAAGCGGTTGCCTACAGGTTGTGACAAAATGATGGATTTACTCAATGCATACAGCATAATATCAACTGCCGCATTTAGATTTCTATCCCAACATAAGTAATTGATAAGAAGGGCACAGCATGCTGGTGTGATGTCAATGCCAAACTCCTGAAGAGTATGAAAAATCCTAAGTGCATCATCAGTTCTCCTTACCTGACAAAGCCCAATTAGCCAAATGGTATAAGGGTTTGAACTAATAGAACCATATTCTTGATCTATCTTGATTAACTCCCTTACTCCATCATCCAGGGAACCATCTTCAATTTCTTTGTGGGCATTAGCAAGTACTTCACTCTCCACTGGGAAATTGTACTTTTTCGGCAGGTAATCCAACCAGAGGTTGATTGCTTGCGACAATTTCTTCATCCTACATAGCGATCTCATCATAGAATTGTAGATTGACAAACTCGGGGAGCTACCGCTCTGCAAAATGTTCTGAAACAACATCATGGCATCATTTTCTCTGTGCGCCCTCAACAGCCCATCAATAAGAGTCCCGTAAGTGATTTCATCAGGAGAAATTCCTTTGAGTTGAAGCTCTTTGAAGAGCCTTACTGCTCCATCAAGATTCCTCGCTTTACAGAGTCCATTTATCAATGTGTTATACGTGACAACATCAGGAACGACTCCACTGTCTATTATACTTCGAAGAAGTTTGTATGCTTTTAGCACCTGGCCAGATTGGCACATATCATGAACCAGTTTACGGAGGCTCTCACTGTCACGCACCTGGTTTGCACCGAGGGTCAACCGAAGGAACAAGGACGGATTATTTCCCATCTCCATCTTATGGAAAAGCATACGAGCTTCCTCCAGTCTGCCCTCCCGGTAGAATCCGTCAATGAGTGCGTTGTATGTCATAACTGTTGGATCACAACCATGCTCTCCCATCTCATCAAAAATCTGCATTGCCTCATCAACAAGTCCTCGCTTGCACAGTCCACATATCATGATAGTTTGTGTAGTGGAGTCTAGGACCAAGTTATTCTGCAACATCTCTGACCTCAACGTGTGAGCTCTCTCTAGATCACCGTGATCACATAGAACCTTGAGCACTGTGTTATAACAAAAGGTGTCAGGCACGAAACCTttctttttcattacatcaaGGAATGATAAGGCATCCTCAATTCTGCCGGCCTCTGCACAACCACGGATCATTATCGTATACAGAACAACGTCTGGTGAGATGTTGCGCTCTAACATTGTCCTGTAATAGCCAAAGCCCTCATCAAAACGCCTGGCCTGGAACAGACCATCAATCAAACAGCTATACCCTTTTAACCCCAGTGCAAATCCACCATCTTGCAGCATCACCAGGCGCTGAAATGCCTCATTGACCCTACCAACTTTGCACAGACCACTCAAGAAGGCGTTGTAAGTGACCTCGTCGGGCAGGCACCCCTTGTCCTTCATCGATCCCAGAAGCTGCACGGCTTCGTCAATCTTCCCTGCATTGCACAGGGACGAGAGCAGGACGGTGTAGATCTTCACATTGGGCATGATCCCCCTGTCaagcatttcgtcgaacatcttGAGCGCATCCCCCGCCATACCCTGCTTGCACAGCCCGTCCATGAGTACATTGTACGTGGCCCTGTTGGGcgcgcagccggcggcgaccatccgGTTGTAGAGAGCCAGGGCGAGGAGGATGACCCCGCTGTCGACGAGGGCCTTGAGGATGGTGTTGTAGACGAAGGCGGTGGGGCGGCTTTGGAACTCATCCATCCGGGAGAACGCCTGGACGGCATcggcgtggcggccggcggaggagtGCGCGGCGACGAGTGCCGCGAAAGCGGAAGAGGAGgccgggaggccggcggcgcgggcgtcgGCGAGGGCGTCGAACATGGCCTCGTCGGCATGGGAAGAgagtcggaggaggagggataCGGCGTGGGCGTGGAGCGGGCGGGAGCGGAGGCGCGGCGAGAGggcggagaagaggaagaggcggaggcgggaggcggcggggatggcggcgCAGAGGAGGGCATCCGAGATGGCGTGCGGGGTGAGGGTTggcgagaggagggagaggcaggGGAGCAGCGCGGGGAGCGAGGGCGGGAGCGTGGAGAGGAGCGcgtggagggcgtcggcggcgtcgagctcggcggcgagagATGGAGACgatgcggtggcggtggtgtggatgcgggtggtggaggggagagggaggaaggaccgtgccgccgccgcacatCTCATGCGGTCATCGAGGGAAGGAATGGGAGTAaggctcggcgcggcggcggcggcggcggcggtggcggtagcggcggcggggagaggaaAGGAGGAGAGGGTTTACTTGGGGCTCGAGATTGGGGATGATGGATCGAATCGATCGCTCTTCTTtgaaagatttgttttttactCTTTGATTTGAATGAATTCCTTCTCTCCGTTTCTATTAGATCCCCAACCAGCAGCTGCTGTCTTGTTCGTATCCTTTCCATCCaaatttcattttaaaaaaaaaatggttcgtTTTAGAATTACATCTCTTAACAGTAAAACTAGACAAAATAAACATCATTCACATTTCAAAAATAGGCAAAATGTATATCTTGTGCATCCTATTTGGCAACTTCGAAAAAGAGGACTGAAAGTTTAGTATTGAGTTGGTGGTGGGATTAGTCATTAGATTTTAAAATTATTCAGGGTTACTTTGGAATGTATATTGTAAAATCGTAGAGATAGGAAAAATCCAAGAACATGATAGAAATTCATATGGAAACAAACACAGATGATACATGACCCAGTTGTACAACTCATGTACAACTAGAGACATGCAACTATAGATCAAAGGAGAACATGTTTATATGCACTACAACTGTTTACAACCATTGATCAAATTCATTCGTCTGTATGTGAGTCGGACAGTTGGATCGTATGCATAGTAATTTCTAACATAGAATTAGAAACACAAAAAACTTTTGTCGTTTGAATACGACAATAAATATATAGGAATTTTTAGGTGCGTTTGAACCATTAATATACAAATTTCACACATTAGGAtctctttgaatcaaaggactcaaatcatatatgaaatttttctatttggtcCTTTGATACAAAGGATTGGAGCTTACTAATGctataaaatttctataaaatgGCTTATTGCATGTGAATTTTGAAGGAAAATCATCGGATTCATGTGTTTCTGTAGTGTCCAAGCAAACGGTCATTTATGTGTGTTTCTTGTGTTTTTACACTTACTTTTCTTGTCCCAGGACAACTACTACCGCCACCTAGATCCCATCAAGCCTGATCGAGGATGCCAATATCAGGCATGGCCGTAAACAGCGACACAAGCCCGAACACAAGGTTGCCGAGAAGATCGTCACAGTCCATGGTGCTTGTATCTCCTACACCGAAGCTTTCGTCGTTGACTCTGTGAAGCCCTCCGAGCAAAAGCCATCCATGGAGGTCAATGTTGACGCCACTGCATAATTGGAATCCTCACCTTTTCCTTCTTACCCTAAGGTAACAACAACCTAGTCCATCTTAATTTCCATGGCAAGGTTGACTCTTTAATTTCTCTATAGCTGCAAGTGATCGAGGCCCTCAACAACAGGAGTGGCTCCAACAGTGCGGAGATCAAGGGCTACATCAGTGGCGAATCCAAGATGAAAATAGAGCGGTGCCTTGTTCAAATGAGAGTTTCAGATATGTAGTTACCCATCTTATTAGATAAGCTTCATAATTAACATATTAAGTGTTGACTATTAACATATTAAGTCGTCTAGTTAAGTGTTGACTActataaagtttaaattttgtttatttgaattttgatgaaacttctctataagaagttttttttctaaaaaatcataATGTTTAGCGGTTTGATAATCATTTACACAGAAAGTacccaaaaaaaactaaaaatctgAAAGAACATGGCTAAAGCTAGTAAACTATATGTACACGGCAATCAATTGtcaatcaaattttaaatttatatccGAAAGAACTCAaaataaagaattaaaaaatagtagTAACAAGTATTGTAGTTgactgtaaatatatatatgaaaacgGTGCAATGTacatttttccccttttttgtaTTTAGTTGCACTTACAATAAAAGAACCAGTTGGATATATGTGACCACAGGCACTTGGCAGTACTGCTTCCCAAGCCAActtgtttgtttcttgttgTGATGGCTCACTAGAGCACGTGGATGGATGTGGATACCTGTTAgcacctacttcctccgtctaaaaaaaaaccaacctcgTACTAGCATtatgttcagatttgttgtattatGAGGTATCACATCCTAGTATGAGGTTggctttttttaggacggagggagtatgggcTATAGCTGGCTGAAGTTGGGGCTAGAGCCCCGACCAGCCCCATCGATGGATTCGCCGCTGCTTAAATAggataatttaaaaataaaactcaaGAATCAAAGTCGCAAGAACACCCATTTGTAATGCTAGTGAGCATATTAGACACCTTACTTCACTTGCCACTACCGCTTTAATGTTTAGCCTCCTTAACCCTCTCCAATTCACCTACCTACTTGGCACACCGCTcccccttcccccccccccccccaacttaTCTGTCTTTTGATTAGATTATGAAGTATTTCGATTACAACATTGCTTCATCTCCTCACCCTTTCCCCTTCTATACTACATCTCACTGCACTGCCAAAGGTCCATGGCTAAAGGAAGCACAAAGGCATAGGTCCTCATACTGTTGCAAATAGATACTTGGATCTATGGTTTGCCAAGCAATAGCCtcttaaatattaaaataaagagGATTCAAATTGGCATTCTGTTTTGCGCTAGTAGGCTTTTATTAACCTTCCTTGTTTGCGGAGGTAGCATTGGTGTCATATATCCAACTGTTACATTGGTAGTCAATTACAATagtaatatatataagtttataGCTGATAGATGCACAGACATTAACCTGTTAGAAGGCAACATGATCTTATTTTacaatcatatatatgtgtCAAATACTATGCATAGTTTGTCATATACATAGGTCCTAGGTGGATGCATCTGACTTGACAACCATCAACACCATTCAACATTTCAACACATATAAGATGTCGATATAAACCTTATAAGCATATGTTACTTGATGAGAATACATCTTGCCGGGGAACCTTCAGAACCACGTAACCTTAGTGGCAAGCAATGCAAGGTATATATTCCTGGGGTAACATGCTCTAAATTTAAGGCTTCCACAAGGATGACTTCCTACATTGAAAAGCAACAATATAGACATTACTATCATCCTTCATAATTAATCTACATCCCAAGAATTAATATAGAATATATAGGTTCCAACCTGCGAGAATTCACTTAAAATACTAGTTATTTGAGCCTCTTCTAAACTATATCACTTTCTTACCTTAATGAAATTACGATCCAGGTGTGTTCACTTTTAATTATCACCTTCTTGTTATTTAGGCCTTAAAATCATGTAACTTTGAAACCAActcattttttctttcttttccttgaaAGCATTGCACACAAATAACATCATCTATACACTCTATTCCCTTTCAtccatttttataaattttgtgtTAAAACAATGTTAGGGAAGAAGAATATAATACTTAACATTGCAAATGCAGATAAGAATAATCATTTATAAATGTCAGTTTGTAGTAGTGGAACTCTAGTtgttactatatataaaaaaatgtaaaataaagTTGACATTAGGTTAAAAAACACTGATGTATGTTTACAATTGTAAAATTTCTCATTAATAAACATGAGGGCCT comes from the Oryza glaberrima chromosome 9, OglaRS2, whole genome shotgun sequence genome and includes:
- the LOC127783542 gene encoding pentatricopeptide repeat-containing protein At1g79540: MRCAAAARSFLPLPSTTRIHTTATASSPSLAAELDAADALHALLSTLPPSLPALLPCLSLLSPTLTPHAISDALLCAAIPAASRLRLFLFSALSPRLRSRPLHAHAVSLLLRLSSHADEAMFDALADARAAGLPASSSAFAALVAAHSSAGRHADAVQAFSRMDEFQSRPTAFVYNTILKALVDSGVILLALALYNRMVAAGCAPNRATYNVLMDGLCKQGMAGDALKMFDEMLDRGIMPNVKIYTVLLSSLCNAGKIDEAVQLLGSMKDKGCLPDEVTYNAFLSGLCKVGRVNEAFQRLVMLQDGGFALGLKGYSCLIDGLFQARRFDEGFGYYRTMLERNISPDVVLYTIMIRGCAEAGRIEDALSFLDVMKKKGFVPDTFCYNTVLKVLCDHGDLERAHTLRSEMLQNNLVLDSTTQTIMICGLCKRGLVDEAMQIFDEMGEHGCDPTVMTYNALIDGFYREGRLEEARMLFHKMEMGNNPSLFLRLTLGANQVRDSESLRKLVHDMCQSGQVLKAYKLLRSIIDSGVVPDVVTYNTLINGLCKARNLDGAVRLFKELQLKGISPDEITYGTLIDGLLRAHRENDAMMLFQNILQSGSSPSLSIYNSMMRSLCRMKKLSQAINLWLDYLPKKYNFPVESEVLANAHKEIEDGSLDDGVRELIKIDQEYGSISSNPYTIWLIGLCQVRRTDDALRIFHTLQEFGIDITPACCALLINYLCWDRNLNAAVDIMLYALSKSIILSQPVGNRLLRWLCICYRRQDAQALAWRMHLVGYDMDVYLREPTKSLLYSQ